One window from the genome of Dehalobacter sp. encodes:
- a CDS encoding copper amine oxidase N-terminal domain-containing protein: MRKAHILFLLFVIIFTLGIQFSALASDDPLDTWNQVNFQTDVLEAVTYGNGAFVAVGGDNILTSPDGFNWTIRESPVAIFLTGIAYGNGAFVAVGPYGTILTSPDGINWTFQDSGTDYWLNEITYGNGAFVAVGGELYGLGGGTILTSPDGINWTIRESGASSQLLGITCGNGSFVAVGMDGVILTSPDSIKWSSSPSGVATSLFGIAYGSGTFVAAGEHGIILTSVDGLNWTGQRQDISISFKGVSFCNDSFIAVGYIQFDDKGIIMTSRDCINWTRQTTNSAIRMDNWKAYESSIISAVAYGSGACVAVGSQDMKGGMIFASKDASKWESIISDTKCTLNNSTYGKGIFVATEFGDKILTSPDGVRWTRRVTGAATHLFGIDYCGGIFVATGDFGVLLTSPDGLNWTNQTTGTKSYLHGTAYGNGTFVSVGNNGVILTSADGTGWASQISGTTNPLGDVIYAENSFAAVGKGTVLTSPDGFNWTSRAAGTKEWLTGIAYGNSVFVAVGENGTIITSPDGTNWTVQKTGTIMHLSEVAYAGGYFVVVGEAGTILTSQDGVNWTSRKSGANELLGGLSYGKDAFIAYGYGGLTIRSGKISGGDMQTPENSPEKGQEIILWVGKSDMFVNGVYEEIDPGRGTVPVIIEDRTLMPVRAVIEKLGGGVSWDEPEEKVSIQLNGDVIELWIGKNSTRVNGTEKSMDVSPQIINERTMLPLRFISENLGCQVNWDGNTQKIIINQLP; the protein is encoded by the coding sequence TTGAGAAAGGCACATATATTATTTTTGCTATTTGTAATTATTTTCACATTGGGAATACAGTTTTCTGCCCTGGCAAGTGACGATCCTCTGGATACCTGGAATCAGGTTAACTTTCAGACCGACGTGCTCGAAGCTGTAACTTACGGCAATGGGGCTTTCGTGGCGGTTGGGGGTGACAATATCCTGACCTCCCCTGACGGTTTCAACTGGACCATACGAGAATCACCTGTTGCAATTTTTCTCACAGGGATAGCCTACGGGAACGGAGCCTTTGTGGCGGTTGGACCTTACGGCACGATCCTGACTTCTCCGGACGGCATTAACTGGACGTTTCAGGATTCAGGGACTGACTATTGGCTCAATGAAATAACTTACGGTAACGGAGCATTCGTAGCAGTGGGTGGTGAATTGTATGGTCTTGGCGGAGGCACGATCCTGACCTCTCCGGACGGTATTAACTGGACTATACGGGAATCTGGTGCTTCCAGTCAACTCTTAGGGATAACTTGCGGCAATGGCTCCTTTGTGGCTGTAGGGATGGATGGAGTAATCCTGACCTCCCCGGATAGTATAAAGTGGTCAAGCAGTCCATCTGGTGTCGCAACCAGTTTGTTTGGTATAGCTTATGGCAGCGGCACTTTTGTTGCAGCGGGGGAGCATGGTATAATACTGACCTCTGTTGACGGATTGAACTGGACAGGCCAAAGGCAGGACATATCAATTTCATTCAAGGGAGTTAGCTTTTGCAACGATTCTTTTATAGCAGTGGGATATATACAATTTGACGATAAAGGTATAATAATGACCTCCCGTGATTGCATCAACTGGACCAGGCAAACTACAAACTCTGCGATAAGAATGGATAACTGGAAAGCCTACGAAAGCAGTATCATCAGCGCAGTTGCTTACGGCAGCGGCGCCTGCGTTGCAGTTGGCAGTCAGGACATGAAAGGCGGCATGATTTTTGCTTCCAAAGACGCATCAAAATGGGAAAGCATCATATCGGATACTAAATGCACATTAAATAATTCAACATATGGTAAAGGTATATTTGTGGCCACTGAGTTTGGAGACAAGATCCTGACCTCCCCTGACGGTGTGCGCTGGACCAGGCGTGTGACCGGAGCCGCAACCCACCTCTTCGGTATAGATTACTGCGGCGGTATTTTCGTAGCTACAGGAGATTTTGGCGTTCTCTTGACCTCTCCGGACGGCTTGAACTGGACAAATCAAACGACAGGAACTAAAAGTTATCTGCATGGGACAGCATATGGCAATGGTACTTTCGTGTCGGTAGGTAATAACGGCGTAATCCTCACTTCTGCTGACGGTACAGGTTGGGCCAGCCAGATATCCGGGACAACAAATCCCTTGGGTGATGTCATCTATGCTGAAAATAGCTTTGCGGCCGTTGGGAAAGGTACGGTACTGACTTCCCCGGACGGTTTTAACTGGACCAGCCGGGCAGCAGGCACAAAAGAATGGCTAACCGGAATAGCTTACGGCAACAGCGTATTTGTCGCTGTTGGTGAAAACGGCACAATTATTACCTCCCCGGATGGAACTAACTGGACAGTGCAAAAGACAGGCACTATTATGCACCTAAGCGAAGTTGCTTATGCCGGCGGTTACTTTGTGGTGGTGGGGGAAGCTGGTACGATCCTGACCTCACAGGATGGTGTGAACTGGACCAGCCGAAAATCAGGCGCTAATGAATTGCTAGGCGGGTTGTCTTACGGGAAAGACGCATTCATAGCTTATGGGTATGGAGGTCTGACCATCCGCTCCGGGAAAATAAGCGGCGGTGATATGCAAACACCCGAAAATTCACCGGAAAAAGGCCAGGAGATCATTCTTTGGGTTGGTAAGAGTGATATGTTTGTAAATGGAGTATACGAAGAGATAGACCCGGGCAGGGGAACTGTGCCGGTTATTATTGAAGACAGAACGCTTATGCCTGTCCGGGCAGTTATTGAGAAATTAGGCGGAGGTGTTAGCTGGGATGAACCGGAAGAAAAGGTATCTATTCAGCTAAATGGCGATGTTATAGAGCTCTGGATTGGGAAGAATTCAACCCGGGTAAATGGTACTGAAAAATCGATGGATGTATCACCACAGATTATTAATGAAAGAACAATGCTGCCGTTAAGGTTCATATCAGAGAACCTGGGCTGCCAGGTTAATTGGGATGGTAATACACAAAAAATAATAATAAATCAGTTACCGTAA